One window from the genome of Nicotiana tomentosiformis chromosome 5, ASM39032v3, whole genome shotgun sequence encodes:
- the LOC138892869 gene encoding uncharacterized protein — translation MLTFLEQWFFFTGAPTQNVYKHLKEFVDTCWGEQANECLRGCIKAKLFSFSLRGKALDLLKRILNHSIHTWDELAKKFIAKFFSPGHMATLRDEILAFKQEPNEPLHEIWECYRIMVKECPNNNITENMIQQTFYRGSNITNQCVVNQLAGGNFMTTPYVEACEILDEMAKTPSAWQSRANVPQGDLNMIHLHKKLQDLGQYIAELTTTMTQLGKTQLNQVQNPKQVNSMEGVNMMVNKRRTKRPQVHNRVENYVQEDSGFEKDYSYNEQEEEVQYVNNFQGQRKNFQGPNQQQWRPQNNQGNWNSNNEGNWSGNNQVNWHNNNNQGNWSGNNQRNWRGEEVTIKADGTTIKATNGRIENMFKKMMEKNVDSDAQLASQNTSICNLEIQMGQISQALNSCPKAAQPSDTVVNPKGENITGHFMAITKRSGRGGNAPTSIQRQLVDGEQVVQEEEIPNNVVKPNDEVRIDIDDSVEETQEEVNPSREHIVDIPEPTLGIGKPRSTSMRLKMADHTVKRPLGVVEDVLVRVDKFILLPDFVVLDWEVDYEVPIIIGRHFLAMGKALCDVVAVEITFRVGDEKVVFHVCKSMRQPNNKEVCSFVDVVTDVSVDETSATIGDMLEAVLLKFDDDDMDGFMECVKSLQGMGSYNYAPRKLSLDLENRTTPPTKPSIEEPPTSELMPLPLHFLYEFLGPCSTLPIILSSYLTNVQIKLEDGAKRYIEHQRRLNEAMQEVVKKEIIKLFDAGADYPISNSLWTSSVQRVSKKGGGMTVFTNENNELNPTRTLTGWMVCMDYSKLNKVTRKDHFPLPFLDQMLDRLSVLGDSFDDCIANLDKVLARYEETNLVLNWEKCHFMVEEGIVLAHKISKNRIEVDKAKIEVISKLPPPTSVKGLPIFLGHAGFYRRFIKDFSKVLNPLCKLLRRMQSSNSMMIA, via the exons atgctcacttttctTGAGCAATGGTTTTttttcaccggtgctccaactcaaaatgtgtacaaacatttgaaggagtttgtggacacttgttggggggagcaagcaaacgaatgtctccgaggatgcattaAGGCTAAGCTTTtttccttctctctacgggggaaagccttaGATTTGTTGAAACGAATactgaaccattccattcacacttgggatgagttggcgaaaAAGTTTattgctaagttcttctctcctGGGCACATGGCTACCCttcgagatgagattttggcatttaaGCAAGAaccgaatgaaccactacacgagatatgggaatgcTATAGaataatggttaaggaatgtcccaacaacaatATAacagagaacatgattcaacaaactttctatcgtgggagTAAcataaccaaccaatgtgtagtgaatcaacttgctggtgggaacttcatgactacgccttatgtggaggcatgtgagattttggatgagatggcaaaAACGCCATCGGCTTGGCAATCCcgagccaatgttccacaaggtgatttGAATATGATCCACCTTCATAAAAAATTGCAAGACCTTGGTCAATACATTGCCgaattgacaaccaccatgacgcAACTAGGAAAgacccaactaaatcaagtgcaaaatccAAAGCAAGTCAATtccatggagggagtgaacatgatggtgaacaagaggaggaccaaACGTCCACAAGTGCAtaatcgagtggagaattatgtgcaagaagatagtggtttTGAGAAAGATTAttcctataatgaacaagaagaggaagttcaatatgtgaataactttcaagggcaaagaaaaaACTTCCAAGGTCCAAACCAACagcaatggcgacctcaaaacaatcaaggcaattggaattctaacaatgaAGGCAATTGGAGCGGAAACAATCAAgtgaattggcataacaacaacaatcaaggaaattggagtggaaataATCAAAGAAATTGGAGGGGGGaggaggtaacaatcaaggcggatggaacaacaatcaaggcaaccaacG ggcgtattgaaaatatgttcaagaaaatgatggaaaagaatgtcgattcggatgcccaacttgcctcacaaaACACATCAATCTGCAACTTAGAAATTCAAATGGGGCAAAtatctcaagctctaaattcttgtCCTAAGGCAGCACaaccaagtgacacggtagtaaaTCCAAAGGGTGAAAACATCACGGGACATTTCATGGCCATTACtaaaagaagtggaagaggtgggaatgcacccacgtcaattcaaaggcaacttgtggatggtGAGCAAGTggtgcaagaagaagagatcccgaacaatgtggtgaaacctaatgatgaagttcggattgatattgatgatagtgttgaagagactcaagaggaggtgaacccgtctagggaacataTTGTTGATATACcagagccg actttgggaattgggaaaccaagatccacctctatgagattgaaaATGGCTGATCATACTGTGAAGAGGCCCTTGGGAGTggttgaagatgtcttggttcgtgttgataaattcattcttctgcCGGATTTTGTTGTTCTAGATtgggaggttgattatgaagtgccgaTTATTATTGGGAGACatttccttgctatggggaaggcACTTTGTGATGTTGTAGCCGTAGAAATTACATTTcgagttggtgatgaaaaagtggtattccatgtatgcaagtccatgcggcaaccaaataacaaagaggtgtgttcttttgtggacgtGGTGACCGATGTTAGTGTTGATGAAACAAGTGctacaattggtgatatgttggaggccgtcttgctcaaatTTGATGATGACGatatggatggcttcatggaatgtgtgaaatctttgcaaggaatggggtcgtacaactatgcaccccgaaaattatctttggatcttgaaaataggacaactcctcctacaaagccttctattgaagagcctcctacctctGAGTTGATGCCATTGCCTCTACATTtcttgtatgaatttcttggcccttgttctactttaccgattattctttcctcttatttgactaacgtgcag atcaagttggaggatggagcCAAACGatatattgaacatcaaaggagactcaatgaggctatgcaagaagttgtcaagaaggagattatcaagttgTTCGATGCCGGGGCTGACTACCCCATCTCTAATAGTTTGTGGACTTCTTCGGTTCAACGTGTCTCAAAGAAGGGGGGGGGCATGACAGTGTTCACCAATGAAAATAATGAGTTGAATCCTACAAGAACGTTGACTGGATGGATGGTTTGTATGGACTATAGCAAGcttaacaaagtcacaaggaaagatcactttccacttcctttcttagatcaaatgcttgatagattgtccgtcc ttggagattcttttgatgattgtattgcaaatttggataaagtgttaGCTAGATATGAAGAAACAAAtttagtgcttaattgggagaaatgccatttcatggtcgaggaaggcattgtccttgcccacaaaatctcaaagaatagaattgaagttgacaaggcaaagattgaggtgatttctaaacttccacctccaacttcggtgaagggtctGCCGattttcttaggccacgcggggttttaccggcgcttcatcaaagatttctctaaggtgttGAATCCGTTGTGCAAGCTCTTAAGAAGGATGCAAAGTTCaaattcaatgatgattgcatga
- the LOC138892870 gene encoding uncharacterized protein, which translates to MDVFVPSEPGRPLFLYLTVLENSFGCVLGKHDVTEKREQAIYYLSKKFTSYEAKYTLLERTCCALTWVAQKLRHYLLAYTTYLITRMDPLKYIFQKPKPTGRLAKWQTLLTEFDIVYVTRNAMKAHALADHLAENPVDDEYQPLSSYFPDEEVNSVEIIPEHTNAWKIFFDGAVNAKGVGIGAILILPTGQHYPATARLRFFCTNNTAEYEACIMGMDMAVDLDVEELLIMGVSDLIIRQAQGEWETRDIKIIPNMQHVENLSKRFKSIEFRYIPRFYNELADALATLAAMLPYLGNVHIDLLEIQIRERHGYCNAVKVEPDIQPWYHDIKRFLKRKEYPKQANGDQKRTIRRLASSFFSSGEVLYKRTPNLNLLRCVDAKEAEKIMNEVHSGVCGPHINGYVLAKKILRAGYYWITMEKDCFSFVRKCHQCQIHGDLIHAPPSELHPMSALWPFVAWDMDVIGPIDLKASNGHRFILVAIDYFTKWVEAVTFKAVTKKAVVNFIHSNIICRFGIPKTIITDNAANLNSHLMRVVCEQFKITHRNSTPYRPKANGAIEAFFPLLHFSYQEQHINGGKFIKRGTRTVSEYAIRFSELARHVPISVPTVRERVHRFIEGLGYDLKICMARELQSDTLFQQVVQIARMLERVRNEERESKEAKSSRSSGGFSEFYSASSTDHGGGLGSRST; encoded by the exons ATGGATGTTTTTGTTCCATCCGAGCCAGGAAGACCTTTGTTTTTGTATTTGACAGTCTTGGAAAATTCCTTTGGTTGTGTCCTGGGGAAACATGATGTGACCGAGAAAAGAGAGCAGGCCATATACTACTTGAGCAAGAAGTTTACCAGTTATGAAGCCAAGTATACTTTGTTGGAAAGAACTTGTTGCGCCCTAACTTGGGTCGCCCAGAAGctcagacattatcttttggcttacaccacatatctcataaccagaatggatcctctgaagtacatatTCCAGAAACCAAAACCTACGGGaaggttagcaaaatggcaaaCCCTGCTCACTGAGTTCGACATTGTCTATGTCACCCGCAATGCGATGAAAGCTCACGCCTTGGCGGATCATCTAGCTGAGaacccggttgatgatgaatACCAACCCCTAAGTTCATACTTTCCGGACGAGGAAGTAAACTCAGTTGAAATAATTCCAGAGCACACCAATGCTTGGAAAAtattctttgatggagctgtaaaTGCAAAAGGTGTCGGGATTGGGGCAATTTTGATTTTGCCCACTGGTCAGCACTATCCGGCCACAGCCcgacttcggttcttctgtacgAACAACACTGCCGAGTATGAAGCATGCATTATGGGCATGGACATGGCAGTTGATCTGGATGTGGAAGAATTATTGATCATGGGAGTTTCTGATTTGATCATTCGGCAAGCCCAGGGTGAGTGGGAAACTCGAGACATCAAGATTATCCCAAACATGCAACATGTGGAAAATCTTAGCAAACGGTTCAAGTCCATTGAATTCAGGTATATTCCTCGATTCTACAATGAGTTAGCCGATGCACTAGCTACCTTGGCTGCAATGCTGCCATATCTGGGCAATGTCCATATTGACCTGTTGGAGATCCAAATTCGAGAAAGACATGGTTATTGCAATGCGGTTAAAGTAGAACCAGATATCCAGCCATGGTATCATGATATTAAAAGGTTCTTGAAAAGAAAGGAATACCCTAAGCAGGCCAATGGAGACCAAAAGAGAACCATTAGAAGGCTTGCCAGCAGTTTCTTCTCAAGTGGAGAAGTGTTGTATAAGAGAACTCCAAATCTGAATCTTTTAAGgtgtgtggatgccaaagaagctgaaaAGATCATGAACGAAGTGCATTCAGGAGTATGCGGGCCCCACATAAACGGATATGTCCTGGCAAAGAAAATCCTGCGGGCAGGTTATTACTGGATAACCATGGAAaaggattgcttcagttttgttcggaAGTGCCATCAGTGTCAGATACACGGCGACCTGATTCATGCACCGCCTTCAGAGTTGCATCCTATGTCAGCACTGTGGCCGTTCGTCGCTTGGGATATGGATGTCATTGGGCCGATCGATCTGAAAGCctcaaatgggcacagattcatcttggttgccattgattacttcacaaaatgggtcgaagcggTCACTTTTAAAgccgtcaccaagaaagcagtggtgaACTTCATACATTCCAACATTATCTGTCGTTTTGGTATTCCAAAAACTATCATTACCGATAACGCCGCAAATCTGAACAGTCATTTGATGAGGGTGGTATGCGAACAGTTTAAAATTACGCATCGCAATTCTACCCCTTACCGACCCAAAGCCAATGGCGCCATTGAAGCATtttttcctttactacattttagctATCAGGAGCAGCATATCAATGGTGGAAAGTTTATAAagagg ggcaccaggacggtgtcagaatatgctatcaggttcagtgagttagcccgtcatgtacCTATTTCGGTTCCTACAGTAAGAGAGCGGGtccacagattcattgaggggctcggttatgatcttaaaatatgcatggctcgagaattgcagtctgatactctatttcagcaagtagtaCAAATTGCTAGAATGTTAGAACGTGTTAGGaatgaggaaagggagtctaaggaggccaagagtTCTCGAagttctggaggattcagtgaatTCTACTCTGCATCTAGCACTGATCATGGTGGAGGCTTGGGCAGTCGATCAACCTAG
- the LOC108946914 gene encoding uncharacterized protein produces MDQAASQPAPAVYPSSQPSRSVHSTPTDQDSSQPSQSVQTLSRKRSGSHWIVEAIADLFCYTDSEQNIKKLKVKVNEVLNLTCEERIVVDFDYLDEPFGDAHGLLSGFCGILVCDCALFPIHYEKWLSLPISYFNRVFDQIIKEKIELALSQSNIDESQILPNDAIGKVLEKEHSGRVRCLGLGLVPSRIFKQVRARFGGTSSSSTKGSCSSQCQHNHNQMMNAHNQMMNAFKAYMIMKEGTIPEQFAGFFVSPSTVSPTTSSDVDSGPLSPMDARRSCGDSNSSGNH; encoded by the exons ATGGATCAGGCTGCATCACAGCCGGCACCGGCAGTTTACCCTTCATCACAACCATCTCGGTCAGTTCACTCGACTCCAACAGATCAGGACTCATCACAGCCAAGTCAATCAGTTCAGACCTTATCTAGAAAGCGTTCAGGGAGCCATTGGATTGTAGAAGCAATAG CTGATCTCTTTTGTTATACTGATTCAGAACAAAATATCAAGAAACTCAAAGTGAAAGTTAACGAAGTGCTAAATTTAACGTGTGAAGAACGTATTGTGGTTGATTTTGATTACCTGGATGAACCATTTGGAGATGCACACGGCCTTCTTTCAGGTTTTTGTGGAATTTTAGTATGTGACTGCGCTTTATTTCCTATCCACTATGAGAAATGGTTGAGTTTACCTATCTCATACTTCAATCGCGTCTTCGATCAAATTATAAAG GAAAAAATTGAGTTAGCTTTGAGCCAAAGCAACATAGACGAGTCTCAAATTTTGCCAAATGATGCCATTGGTAAGGTGCTAGAAAAAGAGCACTCTGGAAGAGTGAGGTGTTTGGGATTAGGCCTTGTCCCTAGTAGAATTTTTAAACAAGTTAGAGCTCGTTTTGGTGGTACAAGTTCTTCAAGTACTAAAGGTTCATGTTCGTCCCAATGTCAACATAACCATAATCAAATGATGAATGCTCACAATCAAATGATGAACGCTTTCAAGGCATATATGATAATGAAAGAAGGGACTATACCAGAACAGTTTGCGGGGTTCTTTGTTTCTCCTTCGACAGTTTCTCCTACAACG TCAAGTGATGTGGACAGTGGACCCCTTTCGCCAATGGACGCAAGAAGATCATGCGGTGATAGTAATTCTAGTGGCAACCATTAA